In a single window of the Anaerocolumna cellulosilytica genome:
- a CDS encoding sensor histidine kinase has product MKFRLKTVSKHSIRMKLTITLTISILLIIVILWVLNRTFLGGYYLHSKNNILGKTYSDINAMFPKNTKIINFSDSQILENELNIERMEDNRNVSINILPTEKKPIIWFDQSKWKPVSFLQYGNSYWETLEMIRDYALQLNKPYITGYITYQRYDVKKQANYMELIGFLDNDYIIYIRSNLESMKESTAISNQFLAYVGAVVVILSSGIMLYISKRFSNPILQLSGIARRISDLDFEAKYPVTTQDEIGELGYSINVLSDKLEKTISELKSANNELLTDLENKVQIDEMRKEFLSNVTHELKTPIALIQGYAEGLKDNISDDPESKEFYCEVIIDEAQKMNTMVKKLLSLNQIESGQNQINLERFDLIALLQSVADSTKLIFEQKDVTLYFEAEEPLYVWADEYMIEEVITNYISNALNHIDGARIIEIKLIQKEKVVRVAIFNTGCNIPEEELNNIWIKFYKVDKARTREYGGNGIGLSIVKAIMDSHNQKCGVMNHEAGVEFWFELDTQMDSF; this is encoded by the coding sequence ATGAAATTCCGTCTGAAAACAGTCAGTAAACATTCCATAAGAATGAAGTTGACCATAACTCTGACTATCAGTATACTTTTAATAATAGTAATTCTTTGGGTACTAAACCGAACATTCCTTGGAGGTTATTACCTCCATAGCAAGAATAATATTCTAGGTAAAACCTATTCAGATATTAATGCCATGTTTCCGAAAAATACAAAAATCATCAATTTTTCAGATAGTCAAATACTTGAGAATGAACTGAATATTGAGCGGATGGAGGACAACCGTAATGTAAGTATTAATATATTGCCGACGGAAAAAAAGCCTATCATATGGTTTGACCAGTCGAAATGGAAACCGGTTTCCTTTCTACAATATGGGAATAGCTATTGGGAGACTTTGGAGATGATTAGAGACTATGCATTACAGCTGAATAAGCCCTATATTACAGGTTATATTACGTATCAGAGATATGATGTCAAGAAACAGGCTAATTATATGGAACTAATTGGTTTTCTGGATAATGATTATATTATTTATATTCGCTCAAATCTTGAGAGTATGAAGGAAAGTACGGCAATATCGAATCAGTTCTTGGCTTATGTGGGGGCTGTCGTTGTTATTTTATCCTCTGGAATTATGCTGTATATTAGTAAACGCTTTTCCAATCCCATTTTACAGCTGTCAGGAATAGCAAGAAGAATAAGCGATTTAGATTTTGAGGCAAAGTATCCGGTTACCACCCAGGACGAAATCGGCGAACTGGGATATAGTATTAATGTATTATCAGACAAGTTAGAGAAGACCATATCTGAACTAAAAAGTGCGAATAATGAATTATTAACTGATCTTGAAAATAAAGTACAGATTGACGAAATGCGAAAAGAGTTTTTATCCAATGTTACTCATGAACTTAAGACCCCCATTGCATTAATACAAGGCTATGCAGAAGGGCTGAAAGATAATATCAGTGATGACCCAGAAAGCAAGGAGTTTTACTGTGAGGTAATAATAGATGAAGCGCAGAAGATGAATACTATGGTAAAAAAACTTTTATCACTAAACCAAATTGAATCTGGCCAAAACCAGATCAATTTAGAACGGTTTGACTTGATTGCATTATTACAATCAGTAGCAGATTCTACAAAATTAATTTTTGAGCAAAAGGATGTCACACTGTATTTTGAAGCGGAAGAACCGTTATATGTATGGGCAGACGAGTATATGATAGAAGAGGTTATTACTAATTATATCAGCAATGCCTTAAATCATATTGACGGTGCCCGTATCATTGAAATTAAGCTGATTCAAAAAGAGAAAGTCGTAAGGGTCGCCATATTTAATACAGGCTGCAATATACCGGAAGAAGAGCTAAATAATATATGGATTAAATTCTATAAGGTGGATAAGGCAAGAACCAGGGAATATGGCGGAAATGGTATCGGTTTATCTATTGTTAAAGCTATTATGGACTCTCATAACCAAAAATGTGGTGTTATGAACCATGAAGCTGGTGTTGAATTCTGGTTTGAGTTAGATACACAGATGGATAGTTTTTAA
- a CDS encoding response regulator transcription factor — MDKIRILVVDDESRMRKLVKDFLSKKNYDVIEAENGEKAVDIFFENKDISLIILDVMMPKMDGWQVCREIRQYSKVPIIMLTAKSDEKDELLGFELGVDEYISKPFSPKILVARVEAILRRTNTLEDEVIEIGGILLDKAAHQVKIDGVAVDLSYKEFELLTYFITNQGVALSRERILNNVWNYDYFGDARTIDTHVKKLRSKMGAQGDYIKTIWGMGYKFEVEA; from the coding sequence ATGGATAAAATTAGAATATTAGTTGTAGATGATGAAAGTCGTATGAGGAAATTGGTCAAAGATTTTTTAAGCAAGAAGAATTATGATGTAATAGAAGCCGAAAATGGTGAGAAGGCTGTTGATATATTCTTCGAAAATAAAGATATCTCTTTAATCATCCTTGATGTTATGATGCCTAAGATGGATGGCTGGCAGGTTTGCAGAGAAATCAGACAGTATTCTAAAGTACCCATTATTATGCTGACAGCAAAAAGCGATGAAAAAGATGAACTTTTAGGTTTTGAGCTTGGAGTGGATGAATACATATCAAAGCCCTTTAGTCCGAAGATTTTAGTTGCAAGAGTAGAAGCTATTTTAAGGAGAACGAACACTTTAGAAGACGAAGTAATAGAAATCGGAGGAATACTACTTGATAAAGCTGCACATCAGGTGAAGATTGATGGAGTGGCAGTTGATCTAAGTTATAAAGAATTTGAATTGCTTACGTATTTTATAACCAATCAGGGTGTTGCCCTTTCAAGGGAAAGGATACTCAATAATGTATGGAACTATGATTATTTTGGAGATGCCAGGACAATCGATACTCACGTCAAAAAGTTAAGAAGTAAAATGGGTGCCCAAGGGGACTATATTAAGACAATATGGGGAATGGGCTATAAGTTTGAGGTGGAAGCATGA